In a single window of the Melioribacteraceae bacterium genome:
- a CDS encoding ABC transporter permease, with product MLEFFIAKRYLRVRHKLNFITVISLLSTLGITIGVAALVIVLAVFNGFGSVVTSILVSFDPHLRIGLQEQRTESNIKFIENKLAANKSIDTFYPFVEGKTILIGKRNYEIANLKGIGAGKGINDWGVATKIISGSFDIYSDSINNKIVLGLPLALRLSVRIGDTLTITSAKHIESAITRMSIPRSVRFIITGIFESNNRDYDLSYIFTSLNSGKKLFGNNLDGYEVRLSNFDQAEQVKTQISNQLFNQEVSVLSWYDLHKDLYDIMLLERWIAYLLLSLIIAVAAFNIFASLTMTVMEKKRDIGILKTLGMNNKSIVKIFTLEGILTGVLGTTFGLIIGIGVCLLQIYYNFYPLDPSKYIISALPVELRFVDIIAIASVSLVLSFTAAIYPAKRAAKTQILESIKYE from the coding sequence ATGTTAGAATTTTTTATTGCAAAAAGATATTTACGGGTAAGGCACAAATTAAATTTTATTACGGTAATCTCTCTTTTATCAACACTTGGAATAACGATTGGAGTTGCCGCATTAGTAATTGTGCTTGCAGTTTTTAATGGATTTGGATCGGTGGTAACATCAATACTAGTAAGCTTCGATCCACATTTAAGAATTGGACTTCAAGAACAGCGAACAGAAAGCAATATTAAATTTATTGAAAATAAATTAGCAGCCAACAAATCAATAGATACATTTTATCCATTTGTTGAGGGCAAGACAATTCTGATTGGTAAAAGGAATTATGAGATTGCAAACCTTAAGGGAATTGGCGCTGGTAAAGGAATTAATGATTGGGGGGTTGCAACCAAAATTATAAGTGGCAGTTTTGATATCTACAGCGATTCAATAAATAATAAGATAGTATTAGGATTACCTCTTGCGCTTAGACTTTCTGTAAGAATCGGAGATACGCTCACAATTACTTCAGCCAAGCACATTGAATCTGCAATTACAAGAATGTCTATCCCCCGATCAGTTCGCTTTATTATTACCGGGATATTTGAATCTAATAATAGAGACTATGATTTATCCTACATTTTTACCTCATTAAATTCAGGTAAAAAATTATTTGGAAATAATCTTGATGGTTATGAGGTTAGATTAAGTAATTTTGACCAAGCTGAGCAAGTTAAAACGCAAATAAGTAATCAGCTTTTTAATCAAGAAGTTTCTGTACTCTCATGGTACGATTTACATAAAGATTTGTATGATATTATGCTTCTCGAAAGATGGATTGCCTATCTGCTATTGAGTTTAATTATTGCCGTTGCCGCATTTAATATTTTCGCATCGCTTACAATGACCGTGATGGAGAAAAAGAGAGATATTGGTATCTTGAAAACTTTAGGAATGAATAATAAATCAATTGTGAAAATTTTTACCTTAGAAGGTATATTAACAGGAGTACTTGGGACTACTTTTGGATTAATTATCGGAATCGGGGTATGCTTACTTCAGATTTACTATAATTTTTATCCCCTAGATCCATCAAAATATATTATATCCGCGCTGCCTGTTGAACTTAGATTTGTAGATATTATTGCTATAGCATCAGTCAGTTTAGTTTTATCCTTCACTGCGGCTATTTATCCAGCTAAACGCGCTGCCAAAACACAAATTCTGGAGTCGATAAAATATGAGTAA
- a CDS encoding GIY-YIG nuclease family protein: MIDKKEIKRQYKETIQPMGIYQIRNLVNGKVFLGSSKNLKAKFNSYRFQLKQGTFMNSLLQSDYNNFGEESFAFEILDHLKPVEDLGYDYTKDLETLLELWIEKIQPFDDKGYHTKKLS, encoded by the coding sequence ATGATTGACAAAAAAGAAATTAAAAGACAATACAAAGAGACAATCCAACCGATGGGGATTTACCAAATTCGAAATTTGGTGAACGGTAAAGTCTTTCTTGGAAGCAGTAAAAACCTCAAGGCAAAATTTAATAGTTACAGGTTCCAGTTGAAGCAAGGAACGTTCATGAACTCTCTTCTGCAGTCTGACTATAATAATTTTGGAGAAGAATCATTCGCGTTTGAGATTTTAGATCACCTCAAACCGGTCGAAGATTTGGGTTATGATTACACCAAAGATCTGGAAACATTATTAGAATTATGGATTGAAAAAATTCAGCCATTTGATGATAAAGGATATCACACAAAAAAGTTGAGTTGA
- a CDS encoding metalloregulator ArsR/SmtB family transcription factor: protein MEIEKSIEIIKSLADTSRLRVLNSLMIKPQYVEELANRMNLAVSTVSFHLKKLEKAGLINKQKEQYYVIYSLNEGLFNKSLRELTSFENIELFSEEERVKKYRDKVIKVFMKKGRLTKLPVQHKKKLIILEEFLKLFKKNKQYVEKEVDEIIHTIYDDHCLIRRLLIEEKYMRRDGNKYWIIDKV from the coding sequence ATGGAAATTGAAAAAAGTATAGAAATAATAAAATCATTAGCCGATACTTCCCGGCTTCGAGTCTTAAATTCTTTAATGATAAAACCTCAATATGTAGAGGAATTAGCAAACAGAATGAATTTGGCCGTTTCAACTGTCTCCTTCCACCTAAAAAAACTCGAAAAAGCAGGACTGATTAATAAACAAAAGGAGCAGTACTATGTTATTTACTCTCTAAATGAGGGACTGTTTAATAAATCATTGCGGGAATTAACTTCGTTCGAGAATATTGAATTATTTAGTGAGGAAGAGAGAGTAAAGAAATATCGTGATAAAGTGATAAAAGTTTTTATGAAGAAAGGCAGATTAACAAAGTTACCGGTACAGCATAAAAAAAAATTAATTATTCTCGAGGAATTCTTAAAACTTTTCAAAAAGAATAAACAATATGTTGAGAAAGAAGTTGATGAGATAATTCATACAATTTATGATGATCATTGTTTAATACGTCGTCTACTAATCGAAGAAAAGTATATGAGAAGAGATGGGAATAAATATTGGATAATAGATAAGGTTTAA
- a CDS encoding TonB-dependent receptor encodes MKLINKIVMPGFMPQIKLILFFLLLAIAGTDSFAQSKGSVSGKVIDKSNNESLIGANVILLGTNFGSSTDLDGVFSIKAVPSGTYDLKVSFVSYNPVTIQNVIVGDGKETIINVTLEPTSTNLAEVVITADMIKSSEGAVLNIQKNSLNIVDGLSAELISKNNSSDGTDVLKRMTGVTITDGKYAFVRGVGDRYNNTMLNGSNLPSTDPEKKSFSYDLFPASLIENILTSKTFTPDKPADFTGGLVEINTIEFPSKFIFDFSASTAYNTTTTNKEFFGYAGGAKDWLGFDDGTRSLPSLIPDRRLDRTSFTKDELQSIGRSFANNWNTKTSKAPVGGSLKINLGNKHEFGENVFGYIASLSYSNSDEIKQLERNNYADDGPRYLFNGANYNNSVSWGALLNTSLKIGSNNKISFKNIYNQSADSETILFEGDYLLSPDYRKVSSLRYVSRSLSSSQLIGEHHLKLFSGVSFDWNMNYARSRREEPDARRYVYVGDPEYDTPFMFLLDQAVSTRFFSDLVDFNRGASFNIKLQLFDNPSLPTFKFGFAHDYKNRDFDARVFGFLNIPGGNFSEEQKTLFKPIEEIFDPSNINHQFIEITEITKPSDSYLSNQAVTAAYFMTDFELISKLKFVIGARYERSELNLISQTLTGESVEVKPRYNDLLPSLNVTWQINETMNLRGAFTKTLARPEFRELAPFTYFDFLLYELVEGNTNLQRALINNYDLRYEIYPAPGELLAVSVFYKRFLNPIEQVLVASAGFAPFRTFANADKANNYGVEFELRKNLGFISSALKNLSFVGNLSLINSSIDLGGSSNGFQVRERAMQGQADYISNLGLYYENFESGTSASIIHNRVGERISRVGFANLGDIVELPRDQVDLSFSQNIMDLFSIKVAFKDILAQDHKFIQRTTEGDKIAERYKRGRTISFGLSYKI; translated from the coding sequence ATGAAACTAATTAACAAAATAGTTATGCCAGGATTTATGCCCCAAATTAAACTCATATTATTTTTCCTATTACTCGCAATTGCGGGTACTGATTCTTTTGCCCAGTCAAAAGGATCGGTTAGTGGAAAAGTAATTGATAAATCAAACAATGAATCATTGATTGGCGCTAATGTAATTTTACTCGGGACTAATTTTGGAAGCTCCACTGATTTAGATGGTGTTTTTTCAATTAAAGCTGTGCCTAGTGGAACATATGATTTAAAGGTGTCCTTCGTTTCCTATAACCCCGTTACAATACAGAATGTTATTGTTGGCGATGGAAAAGAGACCATCATTAACGTAACGCTTGAACCAACATCAACAAATTTAGCCGAAGTTGTAATTACAGCGGATATGATTAAGAGCTCGGAGGGCGCAGTTCTTAATATTCAAAAAAACTCGTTAAATATTGTTGATGGTCTCAGCGCTGAATTAATCAGTAAGAATAATAGTTCTGATGGAACAGATGTTCTAAAAAGAATGACTGGGGTTACCATTACTGATGGCAAATACGCTTTTGTGAGAGGTGTTGGAGATCGATATAATAATACAATGCTAAATGGTTCCAACCTGCCAAGTACCGATCCTGAGAAAAAAAGTTTTTCATATGATTTATTCCCGGCAAGTTTAATTGAGAATATTTTAACTTCAAAAACATTTACTCCCGATAAACCAGCAGACTTTACCGGAGGTTTAGTAGAGATTAATACAATTGAATTTCCATCGAAATTTATTTTTGATTTTAGCGCATCTACAGCTTACAACACAACAACCACAAATAAAGAATTTTTTGGATATGCCGGTGGAGCTAAAGATTGGCTGGGGTTTGATGATGGAACTAGGTCATTGCCATCGCTAATCCCAGATCGACGTTTAGATAGGACAAGTTTTACAAAGGATGAATTACAAAGTATTGGAAGATCATTCGCGAATAACTGGAATACAAAAACTTCTAAAGCCCCGGTGGGTGGAAGTTTAAAAATAAATCTTGGCAACAAACATGAATTTGGTGAAAATGTTTTTGGGTATATAGCTTCATTAAGTTATTCAAACTCTGATGAAATTAAACAGCTTGAAAGAAATAATTATGCTGATGATGGCCCCCGCTATTTATTTAATGGTGCCAATTATAACAACTCAGTTTCGTGGGGAGCTTTATTAAATACAAGCTTAAAAATAGGAAGCAACAATAAAATCAGCTTCAAAAATATTTATAACCAAAGCGCCGACAGTGAGACCATCCTATTTGAAGGGGATTATTTATTAAGTCCTGATTATAGAAAAGTCTCTTCACTTCGATATGTATCACGTTCACTTTCCTCATCCCAGTTGATAGGAGAACATCATTTAAAATTATTTAGTGGAGTAAGTTTTGATTGGAATATGAATTATGCGCGATCAAGACGAGAAGAACCTGATGCAAGAAGATACGTCTATGTTGGCGATCCCGAATATGATACACCTTTTATGTTTCTATTGGATCAGGCAGTTTCAACTAGATTTTTCAGCGATCTTGTAGATTTTAACAGAGGCGCGAGTTTTAATATAAAATTACAATTATTTGATAATCCTTCTCTTCCTACTTTCAAATTTGGTTTCGCTCATGATTATAAGAATCGTGATTTCGACGCAAGAGTATTTGGATTCCTAAATATTCCCGGCGGTAATTTTTCCGAAGAACAAAAAACATTATTCAAACCGATTGAAGAAATTTTTGATCCATCAAATATAAATCATCAGTTTATCGAAATTACTGAGATCACAAAACCATCTGATAGCTATTTATCAAATCAAGCGGTTACAGCCGCATATTTCATGACTGATTTTGAATTGATCTCTAAACTAAAGTTTGTAATAGGCGCCCGTTATGAAAGATCAGAATTAAACTTGATCTCTCAAACATTGACGGGAGAATCGGTTGAGGTTAAACCCAGATATAACGACCTGCTTCCATCACTTAATGTTACCTGGCAAATTAATGAAACGATGAATTTGAGAGGGGCATTCACAAAAACTTTAGCTCGACCTGAATTTAGAGAACTTGCTCCATTTACTTATTTCGATTTTCTTTTATATGAATTGGTTGAAGGAAATACAAATCTACAAAGAGCACTTATAAATAATTATGATTTACGTTATGAAATTTACCCTGCTCCAGGAGAACTGCTTGCCGTTAGCGTATTCTACAAAAGATTTCTTAATCCAATTGAGCAAGTACTTGTAGCATCTGCCGGATTCGCTCCATTCAGAACATTCGCGAATGCGGATAAAGCTAATAATTACGGTGTGGAATTTGAGCTCAGAAAAAATTTAGGATTCATTTCAAGCGCGCTTAAAAATTTATCATTTGTTGGTAATCTATCTTTGATCAACTCCTCTATCGATTTGGGTGGAAGCAGTAATGGTTTTCAAGTTAGAGAAAGAGCAATGCAGGGACAAGCAGATTATATCTCAAATTTAGGTTTGTACTACGAAAATTTTGAAAGTGGCACTTCAGCCTCAATTATTCATAACCGTGTTGGAGAAAGAATTTCTAGGGTAGGTTTTGCAAATTTAGGGGATATTGTTGAACTACCAAGAGATCAAGTTGACCTTTCTTTTTCACAAAACATAATGGACTTATTCTCAATTAAAGTTGCATTCAAAGATATTCTCGCGCAAGATCACAAATTTATTCAAAGAACTACAGAAGGCGATAAAATAGCAGAACGCTATAAAAGAGGGAGAACGATTTCTTTCGGACTCTCATACAAAATTTAA
- a CDS encoding ABC transporter ATP-binding protein has protein sequence MSNEKKIILQANNIYKSFKRIDDQRLEVLKNITLEIEEGKLSVIVGASGAGKSTLLHILSGLDKPDSGSVTIFNNEITKLNDDKLSKFRNSTIGFVFQFHHLLPEFNAVENSAMPLFISGMDFNQAKTRAVELLHLVGLGERLTHKPSELSGGEQQRVAIARALAMSPKIIFADEPTGNLDSINGEAIHNLFLDLRDKLGITFLMVSHNPSLIEIGDIVYEMKDGLISTRN, from the coding sequence ATGAGTAATGAAAAAAAAATAATCTTACAGGCAAATAATATTTACAAATCCTTTAAGCGAATTGATGATCAGCGTTTGGAAGTATTAAAAAATATAACCCTCGAAATTGAAGAAGGTAAATTAAGTGTAATAGTTGGTGCTTCCGGTGCCGGTAAAAGTACATTGCTTCATATACTCAGCGGGTTGGATAAACCAGACAGCGGTTCTGTAACCATATTTAATAATGAAATAACAAAATTAAATGATGATAAATTGTCTAAATTCAGAAATTCAACAATTGGGTTTGTATTTCAATTCCATCATCTACTTCCAGAATTTAACGCTGTAGAAAATAGCGCGATGCCACTTTTTATTTCGGGTATGGATTTCAACCAGGCTAAAACAAGAGCAGTTGAATTATTGCATTTAGTAGGATTGGGGGAAAGGTTGACACATAAACCTTCCGAGCTTTCGGGTGGTGAACAGCAGCGGGTTGCCATTGCTAGAGCTTTAGCAATGAGTCCTAAAATAATTTTTGCAGATGAACCTACCGGCAATCTCGATTCTATTAATGGAGAGGCAATTCATAATTTATTCTTGGATTTGCGGGATAAACTAGGAATTACATTTTTAATGGTCAGCCACAATCCAAGTCTAATTGAGATTGGAGACATAGTTTATGAAATGAAAGACGGGTTAATCTCTACCCGGAACTAA
- a CDS encoding M28 family peptidase — protein sequence MNKLIFTLILATTSLIYTQTDTVDLRSLISKDQLIRHLNFLGSDLFEGRAPGTLGGNLTAKYLALEFDKFKLTPKGNDGTFYQNIPLQSKQPVRSSKLKLHLDDEIITCSLYEDFLIYGTGSQFYIPDSVELIFVGYGIVAPEFDYNDYQNFDVNNKIVVFVEGEPISLDSTYFDGDYPTIYSLPEAKQRIALSRGALGTILIPNLSQDQNFNWEKKIIDFSFPIISFAASVNKSFDILINPEIADLLFTGTSKTIENIIEMHNKHKMDAFPLNVRVSFAGFFKEESFLSPNIIGIINGNDPVLRESYIIVSAHYDHLGIGKSVQGDSIYNGVFDNAIGTSALLEMARVISEYNLVSKRSIIFILTTAEEFGLLGSEYYIQNPVVPLYKTIANLNIDGIACFDNFKSIVGIGAEFSSLKNDISKIAQERNLTVTNIPLIFSITDAFSQSDQISFAKAGVPSILIYEGMDYENISQEDGIELMINYIQNIYHTPKDDLTLPINFDAVTQHVELLLGIVLHLANSENEPEWNDGVVFKNARLRSKAERR from the coding sequence ATGAATAAATTAATTTTCACTTTAATACTGGCCACGACTTCGCTAATATATACCCAGACCGATACGGTTGATTTAAGATCATTAATTAGCAAGGATCAACTAATACGTCATTTAAACTTTTTGGGAAGCGATTTATTTGAGGGAAGAGCCCCAGGCACCTTGGGTGGAAATCTCACAGCTAAATATCTTGCTCTCGAATTTGACAAATTCAAACTAACTCCCAAAGGAAATGATGGAACATTCTATCAAAATATTCCGCTTCAAAGTAAACAGCCAGTTCGATCATCTAAATTAAAACTTCATTTGGATGATGAAATTATTACATGCAGTTTATATGAAGATTTTTTAATCTATGGAACCGGATCACAATTTTATATACCCGATTCAGTGGAATTAATTTTTGTTGGCTATGGAATAGTAGCACCCGAATTTGATTACAATGATTATCAAAATTTTGACGTAAATAATAAAATTGTTGTGTTTGTTGAGGGGGAGCCTATCTCTCTCGATTCAACATATTTTGATGGTGATTATCCCACCATTTATAGTTTACCTGAAGCAAAACAAAGAATTGCACTCTCCAGGGGAGCGCTTGGAACTATTTTAATTCCAAACTTATCGCAAGATCAAAATTTTAATTGGGAGAAAAAGATTATCGATTTTTCATTCCCAATTATTTCATTTGCGGCATCGGTAAACAAAAGCTTCGATATTTTGATCAATCCTGAAATCGCTGATCTACTATTTACCGGTACTTCAAAAACAATTGAAAATATAATAGAGATGCACAATAAACATAAAATGGATGCTTTCCCTTTAAATGTTAGAGTTAGTTTTGCCGGATTTTTTAAAGAAGAATCCTTTTTAAGTCCTAATATTATTGGAATTATAAATGGAAATGACCCAGTACTGAGAGAAAGCTATATTATTGTTTCTGCTCATTACGATCACTTAGGAATTGGAAAGTCGGTTCAGGGTGACTCAATTTATAATGGGGTTTTTGATAACGCAATTGGAACTTCGGCGCTTTTGGAAATGGCTAGAGTTATTTCTGAATATAATTTAGTCTCAAAAAGGTCAATTATATTTATTTTAACCACAGCTGAGGAATTTGGATTGTTGGGATCAGAGTACTATATACAAAATCCGGTTGTCCCACTTTACAAAACAATCGCAAATCTTAATATTGATGGAATTGCATGTTTCGATAACTTCAAAAGCATAGTAGGAATTGGTGCAGAGTTTTCTTCACTAAAAAATGATATTAGCAAAATTGCTCAAGAGAGAAATCTAACGGTTACTAATATTCCATTAATCTTTTCAATTACAGACGCGTTTTCACAGTCGGATCAAATCTCCTTTGCCAAAGCTGGAGTCCCTTCTATTTTAATTTATGAAGGAATGGATTATGAAAACATATCACAGGAGGATGGTATTGAATTGATGATTAATTATATCCAAAATATTTATCACACTCCGAAAGATGATCTTACCCTACCAATTAATTTTGACGCTGTTACTCAACATGTAGAATTGCTTTTAGGCATAGTGCTACACTTAGCTAATAGTGAGAATGAACCTGAATGGAATGATGGTGTTGTATTTAAGAATGCTCGGTTACGATCCAAAGCTGAGAGAAGATGA
- a CDS encoding ABC transporter permease: MILPFFILNRYLKSKKDSRFISAVSLITIIGIIVGVVVVLVALSILDGYEKVVTQKIVDFNTHIKISAFSNRNIDSPEKDIELLNKVFSNTITRLNPYCAKLSIIKSKKNSEGITLQGITNDQFRNEILPFLVESENFTQPGNYIFVGKKLAEKLILAKGERVTIFTLHGDQIPSPENPPSIDQFIVGGIFESGMAEYDDLNAYIDIKTAQNIFGMENEVSGYNIKLKSLANIDKIAQNIQDMFGYPYYVRTIFQIHQNIFTWLELQKKPIPIILGLIIFVAVFNVISTLLMIVLERTGAIGILRSLGANKKLIVKIFLFHGLYLSVIGIAIGSIVALLFSLLQINYGIISLPGSVYFVTKVPIAINLENYLIVTVVTLIISFLASLLPSFAASKINHLTAIKFD; this comes from the coding sequence ATGATTCTTCCCTTTTTTATACTAAATCGTTACTTAAAATCGAAAAAAGATTCCCGCTTCATTTCGGCTGTGTCTTTAATTACCATTATTGGAATAATTGTAGGCGTTGTTGTTGTCCTTGTCGCACTATCAATACTTGACGGATACGAAAAGGTAGTAACCCAAAAAATAGTAGACTTTAATACTCACATTAAAATCAGTGCTTTTAGTAATCGAAATATCGATTCTCCTGAGAAAGATATTGAGCTGTTGAATAAAGTTTTTTCAAATACTATTACCAGATTGAACCCATACTGCGCAAAGCTTTCAATCATAAAATCGAAAAAGAATAGTGAAGGTATTACACTTCAAGGTATAACTAACGATCAATTTAGAAATGAAATTTTGCCATTTCTAGTCGAAAGCGAAAATTTTACCCAACCAGGTAATTACATTTTTGTTGGCAAAAAATTAGCCGAAAAATTAATATTAGCTAAAGGTGAAAGAGTTACTATTTTTACTCTGCATGGTGATCAAATCCCCTCACCCGAAAATCCCCCGTCAATAGATCAATTTATAGTTGGAGGCATTTTTGAGAGTGGTATGGCCGAGTATGATGATTTAAATGCCTACATTGATATTAAAACTGCCCAGAATATATTTGGGATGGAAAATGAAGTTTCAGGTTATAATATCAAATTAAAATCATTGGCAAACATTGATAAAATTGCCCAAAATATTCAGGACATGTTTGGATATCCATACTATGTACGTACAATTTTTCAGATCCATCAAAATATTTTTACGTGGCTCGAACTTCAGAAAAAGCCAATTCCAATTATTCTCGGATTGATAATTTTTGTCGCCGTTTTTAATGTAATAAGTACATTGTTAATGATTGTGCTTGAGAGAACCGGAGCAATTGGAATATTGCGTTCTTTAGGTGCCAATAAAAAACTTATTGTGAAAATTTTTCTGTTTCATGGACTTTATCTTTCTGTGATCGGGATAGCTATCGGGTCAATAGTTGCACTGTTATTTAGTTTATTACAAATTAATTATGGAATTATCTCACTTCCAGGATCAGTTTATTTTGTAACTAAAGTACCAATAGCAATAAATTTGGAAAACTATTTAATTGTTACGGTAGTAACTCTCATTATTTCTTTTTTGGCTTCTCTGTTGCCCAGTTTTGCCGCATCTAAAATAAACCATTTAACCGCTATAAAATTTGATTGA
- a CDS encoding substrate-binding domain-containing protein, with amino-acid sequence MRSLIIILLITIFTACSSSFIEKNSVRLSGPESMKELILKLNEGFREDYPAVNTYITFRNNSDAIEGLIDNEVDIVFSTRVFSVEETKLIAKKFQSIGVTTIFARDIIKVLVNNNNPLKNISTQDLLSILACSNNRWDFLTDNEADINISLLSELTENESPVKRLFLRNQSLCKTINILNDANKIIEIVLKDENAVGITGFINDVRVKSIAVNGVFPGESEIRNRRYPLEFYLNFLTPTEPQGNSKIFIDWVLSGKGQKIIDELGYGALFNTTH; translated from the coding sequence ATGAGATCATTAATTATTATTCTACTAATTACAATTTTTACTGCTTGCTCAAGCTCATTTATTGAAAAAAATTCGGTTCGGTTAAGCGGACCCGAATCAATGAAAGAATTAATTCTAAAATTAAATGAAGGTTTTAGAGAAGATTACCCAGCAGTAAATACTTATATAACATTTAGAAATAATTCTGATGCAATAGAGGGTTTGATTGATAATGAGGTGGACATAGTTTTTTCAACAAGAGTTTTTTCGGTTGAGGAAACAAAATTGATTGCCAAGAAATTTCAGAGTATTGGTGTTACAACAATCTTTGCACGGGATATAATAAAAGTACTAGTAAATAATAATAATCCTCTTAAAAACATTAGTACACAAGATTTGCTTTCTATTCTTGCGTGTTCAAATAACAGATGGGATTTTTTAACAGATAATGAAGCTGATATCAATATTTCTCTACTTTCCGAATTAACTGAAAACGAGTCCCCTGTTAAAAGATTATTCTTAAGAAATCAGAGTCTCTGTAAAACAATAAATATTTTAAATGATGCCAATAAAATAATTGAGATAGTTTTAAAGGATGAAAACGCAGTGGGTATCACTGGGTTTATCAATGATGTGAGGGTAAAATCGATTGCCGTAAATGGAGTTTTTCCCGGAGAGAGTGAAATTAGAAACCGGCGTTATCCACTTGAGTTTTACTTAAACTTTTTAACTCCCACTGAACCTCAAGGTAATTCTAAAATATTTATTGACTGGGTTTTAAGTGGCAAGGGGCAAAAAATTATTGATGAATTGGGGTATGGGGCATTATTTAATACTACACATTGA
- a CDS encoding 1-acyl-sn-glycerol-3-phosphate acyltransferase has translation MANNSLFSKYSQNSSYRTDNSDINKNSFPSLSFFSRLLMIVIRSNRLARRGIYDDYRWVGSSIDVINALEYSGVEMNFEGLENLYTVDGPVLFIGNHMSTLETMALPSLIHPIKKVVYVIKEELSKYPLFGPIALARDPILVGRENPREDLKIVMEEGSKKIQAGKSIIIFPQKTRSQFFDSSLFNSLGVKLAKRNNIPIIPLALLTDAWGNGKIIKEVGKIDPSKKVHISFGEPITVSGNGSAEHEQVIQFISGKLSEWGRGELIVKT, from the coding sequence ATGGCAAACAATAGTTTATTCTCCAAATATTCTCAAAACTCATCATATAGAACTGACAATTCGGATATAAATAAAAATAGTTTTCCATCACTCTCTTTCTTTTCGAGATTGTTAATGATTGTTATAAGAAGTAACCGATTAGCCCGAAGAGGTATTTATGATGATTACCGCTGGGTTGGCTCATCAATTGACGTAATAAATGCCCTCGAATATTCAGGTGTAGAGATGAATTTTGAAGGACTCGAAAATTTATACACAGTTGACGGCCCCGTTTTGTTTATTGGAAATCATATGAGCACACTCGAAACAATGGCACTGCCAAGTTTAATACATCCAATTAAGAAAGTTGTATATGTTATAAAGGAAGAATTGAGCAAGTATCCATTGTTTGGTCCGATAGCTTTAGCGCGTGATCCAATTTTGGTTGGAAGAGAGAATCCACGTGAAGATTTAAAAATAGTAATGGAAGAAGGTTCAAAAAAAATTCAAGCCGGTAAATCGATTATTATATTTCCGCAGAAGACTCGATCACAATTTTTTGATTCTTCTCTATTTAATTCATTAGGGGTAAAACTCGCAAAAAGAAACAATATTCCAATAATTCCCTTAGCTTTATTGACTGATGCATGGGGAAATGGAAAAATAATAAAAGAAGTTGGTAAAATTGATCCATCCAAAAAAGTTCACATCTCATTTGGTGAGCCAATTACAGTCTCAGGTAATGGCAGCGCGGAACATGAACAGGTGATACAATTCATTTCTGGCAAACTTTCCGAGTGGGGAAGGGGGGAGCTTATAGTTAAAACTTAA